One window of the Eucalyptus grandis isolate ANBG69807.140 chromosome 8, ASM1654582v1, whole genome shotgun sequence genome contains the following:
- the LOC104417313 gene encoding salicylate carboxymethyltransferase translates to MEVMQVLHMNGGMGETSYANNSLLQKKVIMMTRPITEAAVTALFSATNTTFQAGLAIADLGCSSGPNTLFAMSEIITIMIDVCKATNHEMPEFRVFLNDLPGNDFNTIFGSLLPRFKEKLSEQMKSKYGALATLPCFFNGVPGSFYGRLFARESLHLIHSSYSLMWLSQVPRGLEGNKGNIYMARSSPPKVLRAYYEQFQRDFSTFLECRGQELVVGGRMVLTLLGRRSDDPSSKECCYIWELLAIALNEMVSEGLIEEEKLDSFNIPQYTPSPKEVRLEVQKQGLFSIDCLEVSEVNWNVFDADFDLNWSILDTNSNFDIVLKDGGYNLARCMRTMAEPLLIDHFGKEIIDGVFKRYEALLADRMSKEENAFVNVVISLKKIT, encoded by the exons atggaagtcATGCAAGTACTGCACATGAATGGAGGAATGGGAGAAACAAGCTATGCTAACAACTCATTGCTTCAG aAAAAGGTGATAATGATGACGAGGCCCATAACCGAGGCAGCTGTCACAGCTCTCTTCTCTGCCACCAACACCACCTTCCAGGCAGGCCTCGCCATCGCCGACTTGGGCTGCTCCTCTGGCCCCAACACTCTCTTCGCCATGTCTGAGATCATCACCATTATGATTGATGTCTGCAAGGCGACGAACCATGAAATGCCGGAGTTCCGAGTGTTCTTAAACGATCTCCCAGGGAATGACTTCAATACCATCTTTGGGAGCCTCTTGCCGAGATTCAAAGAGAAGTTGAGTGAGCAAATGAAAAGCAAGTATGGAGCGTTAGCGACATTGCCATGCTTCTTCAATGGCGTTCCTGGTTCGTTCTACGGGAGATTGTTCGCTCGGGAGAGCCTGCACTTAATTCATTCTTCATATAGCCTCATGTGGCTGTCGCAG GTCCCACGAGGATTAGAGGGAAACAAAGGCAACATATACATGGCGAGATCGAGCCCTCCGAAAGTGCTTAGGGCATATTATGAGCAATTCCAAAGGGACTTCTCAACGTTCTTGGAGTGTCGTGGGCAAGAGTTGGTGGTGGGGGGGCGTATGGTTTTGACCCTCCTAGGTCGAAGAAGCGACGATCCTTCAAGCAAAGAGTGTTGCTACATTTGGGAGCTTTTGGCTATTGCTCTCAATGAGATGGTCTCCgag GGACTtatagaagaagagaaactgGACTCCTTCAACATCCCTCAATACACGCCCTCACCGAAAGAAGTACGATTGGAGGTCCAAAAGCAAGGCTTATTCTCAATCGATTGTTTGGAGGTATCTGAAGTGAATTGGAATGTATTTGACGCGGATTTCGACC TGAATTGGAGTATACTTGACACCAATTCTAACTTTGATATTGTCTTGAAGGATGGGGGATATAATTTGGCCCGATGCATGAGAACCATGGCCGAGCCCTTGCTCATTGATCACTTTGGTAAAGAGATTATTGATGGGGTCTTTAAGAGGTATGAGGCTCTACTTGCTGATCGCATGTCCAAGGAGGAGAATGCATTCGTCAATGTTGTCATTTCGCTAAAGAAAATCACCTAG